In the genome of Tannockella kyphosi, one region contains:
- the ruvX gene encoding Holliday junction resolvase RuvX, translating to MEKIIGLDLGSVTCGIAMSDVLGMIAHGVETFHFEKDQDEAAVVRVSELAKENNVKKICLGLPKHMNGDIGERAQISIDFKAKLEAAIPGVEVILIDERLTTKVAQNALIFADVSRKKRKKVIDKMAAVTILQGYLDSH from the coding sequence ATGGAAAAAATAATTGGTTTAGACTTGGGATCAGTCACATGCGGAATTGCGATGTCTGATGTCTTAGGAATGATAGCTCACGGTGTTGAAACATTTCATTTTGAAAAAGATCAAGATGAAGCGGCAGTAGTACGAGTTAGCGAACTTGCTAAAGAAAATAACGTTAAAAAAATATGTTTAGGTTTACCTAAACATATGAATGGAGACATTGGAGAACGTGCTCAAATTTCAATTGATTTTAAAGCGAAACTAGAAGCAGCAATTCCTGGAGTAGAGGTTATCTTAATTGATGAACGACTTACTACCAAGGTTGCTCAAAATGCACTTATCTTTGCAGATGTTTCAAGAAAAAAAAGAAAGAAAGTCATTGATAAAATGGCAGCAGTGACAATTTTACAAGGTTATTTAGATAGTCACTAG
- a CDS encoding DUF1292 domain-containing protein, which yields MEANKIIVIDESGKEIQMEVLFTFDDPESGKKYVLYFNPELDEMEIFASGYDDEGNLFEVETPEEWEMIEEIFNTFVAEQESKEGHECCGGHGHHHDEDHECCGGHGHHEEGHECCGGHGHHEEGHECCGGHGHHEEGHECCGGHGHDEDHECCGGHKEDEEHECKCSK from the coding sequence ATGGAAGCAAACAAAATTATTGTAATTGACGAAAGCGGTAAAGAAATTCAAATGGAAGTATTATTTACTTTCGATGATCCTGAATCAGGGAAAAAATATGTTTTATATTTTAATCCAGAATTAGATGAAATGGAAATCTTTGCATCAGGATATGATGATGAAGGAAATTTATTTGAAGTTGAAACTCCTGAAGAGTGGGAAATGATTGAAGAAATTTTTAATACATTTGTAGCTGAACAAGAGTCAAAAGAAGGACATGAATGTTGTGGTGGGCACGGACATCATCATGATGAAGATCATGAATGTTGTGGTGGGCACGGACATCACGAAGAAGGTCATGAATGTTGTGGTGGGCACGGACATCACGAAGAAGGTCATGAATGTTGTGGTGGACACGGACATCATGAAGAAGGACATGAATGTTGTGGTGGACACGGACATGATGAAGATCATGAATGTTGTGGTGGACACAAAGAAGATGAAGAACACGAATGTAAATGTTCAAAATAA
- a CDS encoding O-methyltransferase: protein MVGGLVCFDAIEKHALDRNIPVMQKEGIEFLIDTFQQHQCKSCLEIGSAIGYSSMMMVSNIDSFVVETIEIDEARYQEAQKNIKDYQLEDKIFIHLDDALEFDCNNRVFKSYDCLFIDAAKAQYQKFFEKYIPFLKEDGICIVDNLDFHGMIYDIDNIKNRNTKQLVKKIKRFKDWIFDHDAYSVEYYPIGDGICVIKRR from the coding sequence ATGGTTGGAGGATTAGTTTGTTTTGATGCTATTGAAAAACATGCTTTGGATCGTAATATTCCGGTTATGCAAAAAGAAGGAATTGAATTTTTAATTGATACATTTCAGCAACATCAATGTAAAAGTTGTTTAGAGATTGGTAGTGCTATTGGTTATTCATCGATGATGATGGTAAGTAATATTGATTCTTTTGTTGTAGAGACTATTGAAATTGATGAAGCACGTTATCAGGAAGCACAAAAGAATATTAAGGATTATCAGTTAGAAGATAAAATTTTTATTCATTTAGATGATGCTTTGGAATTTGATTGTAATAATAGAGTTTTTAAATCTTATGATTGTTTATTTATTGATGCTGCAAAAGCGCAGTATCAAAAGTTTTTTGAAAAATACATCCCTTTTTTAAAAGAAGATGGGATATGTATTGTTGATAATTTAGATTTTCATGGGATGATATATGATATTGATAATATTAAGAATAGAAACACAAAACAATTAGTGAAAAAAATTAAACGATTTAAGGATTGGATTTTTGATCATGATGCTTATAGTGTAGAATACTATCCTATTGGTGATGGGATTTGTGTAATAAAAAGAAGGTAA
- the recD2 gene encoding SF1B family DNA helicase RecD2: MIEFTGKIQSVRFYSEATCYIVCVVKVEDKEIIMTGNIANYTDYDTYVFRGEYTTHPKYGQQFAFSEYEVLATSEKEDLVHFFSSSLFPGIGKIMGQAIVDTLGENCVELIKEDIKVLDSVDSMNDLKAQMIQKVLLEQQNDYEVMRFFMKSGVSVKNIGVIQSFYKEKTLQILENNPYQLIDDIEGIGFKTIDQLAYKVGIAFDDQRRVKALIVHVIKELCFKTGSTYVTLSMIQKELVRFLTAFDFQLMDEYLLELIENGKIVEKQGKYYEYALYDAECTIAKFIGDLVSRNDLYYNDEAPEYLEMLEKQNEIEYAVKQKEAIYAFLQSPAMILTGGPGTGKSTIVKAIIEIYKKLYPNHSVALLAPTGKAAKRLSELTNIEAQTIHRLLKWDLDANKFGMNQKNPISQHVLIIDEASMVDCLLLANLLKASKHVIKILFIGDFHQLPSVSPGNVLHDLMDGIVPTVYLEEIFRQESGSGIVDLCDQIIHQDIRDLSFTKEYKDVHFYPCIGSDVVHNVSFLVEKAMEQGYSMHEIQVLSPMYQGDGGINELNKVLQDVMNPCDDWSASYQVGSRTYRVGDKILQLKNRPDDDVYNGDIGILTQIMKKGEYEVKQDTLVVDFEGRLVTYTSNDFATISHAYCMSIHKSQGSEFKIVILVLLSNHYIMLKRNIVYTAISRAKNHLFLLGEEKSYIRAIHNIHDNARVTTLKEQFEVSCSSSPYDFMD; this comes from the coding sequence ATGATTGAATTTACTGGTAAAATTCAATCAGTTCGTTTTTATAGTGAAGCAACTTGTTATATTGTATGTGTAGTGAAGGTGGAAGATAAAGAAATTATAATGACAGGTAATATCGCAAACTATACAGATTATGATACTTATGTTTTTAGAGGCGAATATACAACTCATCCAAAGTATGGCCAACAATTTGCTTTTAGTGAATATGAAGTACTAGCAACTAGTGAAAAGGAAGATTTAGTTCACTTCTTTTCTAGTTCTCTATTTCCAGGAATAGGGAAAATAATGGGACAAGCAATTGTTGATACGTTAGGTGAAAATTGTGTTGAATTAATAAAAGAAGATATAAAAGTACTAGATAGTGTTGATTCGATGAATGATCTAAAAGCACAAATGATTCAAAAGGTTTTATTGGAACAACAAAATGATTATGAAGTAATGCGTTTTTTTATGAAAAGTGGAGTTAGTGTTAAAAATATTGGTGTAATACAATCTTTTTATAAAGAAAAGACATTACAAATACTAGAAAATAATCCTTATCAATTAATTGATGATATTGAAGGAATTGGTTTTAAAACAATTGATCAATTAGCTTATAAAGTAGGTATTGCTTTTGATGATCAAAGAAGAGTGAAGGCTTTGATTGTTCATGTTATTAAAGAGTTATGTTTTAAAACAGGCAGTACTTATGTAACATTAAGTATGATTCAAAAGGAACTTGTTCGATTCTTAACAGCTTTTGATTTTCAATTAATGGATGAATATTTATTAGAATTAATAGAAAATGGTAAAATTGTTGAAAAACAAGGAAAATATTATGAATATGCATTATATGATGCAGAATGTACAATCGCAAAGTTTATTGGAGATTTAGTATCAAGAAATGATTTATATTATAATGATGAAGCACCAGAATATTTAGAAATGTTGGAAAAACAAAATGAAATTGAATATGCTGTGAAACAAAAAGAAGCAATCTATGCTTTTTTACAATCACCTGCAATGATTTTAACTGGTGGTCCAGGAACAGGAAAATCAACGATTGTAAAAGCAATTATTGAAATATACAAGAAGTTATATCCAAATCATAGTGTTGCATTATTAGCACCAACAGGGAAGGCTGCTAAAAGATTAAGTGAATTAACGAATATAGAAGCTCAAACAATTCATCGTTTATTAAAATGGGATTTAGATGCGAATAAATTTGGTATGAATCAAAAGAATCCGATTAGTCAACATGTTTTAATTATTGATGAAGCAAGTATGGTGGATTGTTTATTGTTAGCTAATCTTTTAAAAGCTAGTAAACATGTTATTAAAATATTATTTATAGGTGATTTCCATCAGTTACCTTCGGTAAGTCCTGGTAATGTCTTACATGATTTAATGGATGGGATTGTTCCTACGGTTTATTTAGAGGAAATATTTAGACAAGAATCAGGATCAGGGATTGTTGATTTGTGTGATCAAATAATTCATCAAGATATTAGAGATTTATCTTTTACTAAGGAATATAAAGATGTTCATTTTTATCCTTGTATTGGTAGTGATGTTGTGCATAATGTGTCTTTTTTAGTTGAAAAGGCGATGGAACAAGGTTACTCTATGCATGAAATTCAAGTCTTATCACCAATGTATCAAGGTGATGGAGGAATTAATGAGTTAAATAAAGTATTACAAGATGTAATGAATCCTTGCGATGATTGGTCTGCTAGTTATCAGGTAGGTTCTAGAACATATCGTGTAGGCGATAAAATTTTACAATTAAAAAATAGACCAGATGATGATGTATATAATGGTGATATTGGAATATTAACGCAAATAATGAAAAAAGGGGAGTATGAGGTTAAGCAAGATACGTTGGTTGTTGATTTTGAAGGAAGACTTGTAACTTATACGAGTAATGATTTTGCTACTATTTCACATGCTTATTGTATGTCTATTCATAAATCACAAGGGTCTGAATTTAAAATTGTTATTTTAGTTTTATTATCGAATCATTATATAATGTTGAAAAGAAATATTGTATATACGGCAATTTCAAGAGCAAAAAATCACTTATTTTTATTAGGTGAAGAAAAGTCATATATAAGAGCAATTCATAATATTCATGATAATGCTAGAGTAACTACATTAAAAGAACAGTTTGAAGTAAGTTGTTCTTCTTCACCGTATGATTTTATGGATTAA
- the mltG gene encoding endolytic transglycosylase MltG has product MKLKIIVGILFVLLLTTIATTTYMYSSGLEAVGSDEDVIVTIEGGDSSVLTQLEEAGLLSNKLSAQVYLKITDHAFQANTYVLNTSMDFEEICAILNEGSFEYLLKDTLTVIEGTSVADFATEVASKLGITQNDVITKWADQDYLESLIEEYWFISDEILSEELYFPLEGYLAPNTYYITESDPTIESITKLMLDQMDVVLSQYQSEIESFEVDGEVWSVHQFLTFASIVESESLYEEDHSKIAGVFINRLEDHTSAGTYCLLQSDVTVNYANQVKKVAVTYSDLAVDSGYNTYLYAGLPVGPVSSVSEIIIESCLNYVEMDEFYFFAISSGEVIYSVTYSEHLEGISEAKADGLWLED; this is encoded by the coding sequence ATGAAATTAAAAATAATAGTAGGTATTCTATTTGTTTTGTTATTGACAACAATTGCGACTACAACTTATATGTATAGTAGTGGTTTAGAAGCAGTAGGTAGTGATGAGGATGTTATTGTTACTATTGAAGGTGGTGACAGTAGTGTTTTAACACAGTTAGAGGAAGCTGGTTTATTAAGTAACAAACTATCAGCACAAGTTTATCTAAAAATCACAGACCATGCGTTTCAAGCAAATACATATGTTTTAAATACAAGTATGGATTTCGAAGAGATTTGTGCTATTTTAAATGAAGGATCTTTTGAATATTTATTAAAAGATACTTTGACAGTAATTGAAGGAACTTCAGTTGCAGATTTTGCAACAGAAGTAGCTAGTAAATTAGGTATTACTCAAAATGATGTAATAACGAAATGGGCAGATCAAGATTATTTAGAAAGTTTAATTGAGGAATATTGGTTTATTAGTGATGAAATCTTATCAGAAGAATTATATTTTCCTTTAGAAGGGTATTTGGCACCAAATACCTATTATATAACAGAGAGTGATCCTACTATAGAATCTATTACAAAACTAATGTTAGATCAAATGGATGTAGTATTAAGTCAATATCAAAGTGAAATAGAGTCTTTTGAAGTAGATGGAGAAGTTTGGTCTGTTCATCAGTTTTTAACTTTTGCTTCTATTGTTGAAAGTGAGTCTTTGTATGAGGAAGATCATAGTAAAATAGCGGGAGTGTTTATTAATCGTTTAGAAGATCATACAAGTGCAGGTACTTATTGTTTGTTACAAAGTGATGTTACTGTTAATTATGCAAATCAAGTAAAGAAGGTTGCTGTTACTTATTCTGATTTAGCAGTTGATTCAGGATATAATACTTATTTATATGCAGGATTACCAGTAGGGCCAGTAAGTTCAGTGAGTGAGATTATTATAGAGTCTTGTTTGAATTATGTAGAGATGGATGAGTTTTATTTCTTTGCTATTTCTTCAGGAGAAGTAATTTATAGTGTGACATATAGTGAACATTTAGAAGGTATTAGTGAAGCAAAGGCGGATGGTTTATGGTTGGAGGATTAG
- a CDS encoding peptidase U32 family protein, whose translation MEYFVSINNVNTREQLEKIGVKHFVCGMQQFSCRQSISFDYQQLDCFVRDCKEKVYVLVNALIEEKYLDDLRLHLKKIIECGIEGIFFQDFGVLNICKKLQFQGQMIYAPDTLNTNYATLNVLLYQGVTMAFLAREISLEQKLEIVAHSKMPLMMQVHGVEYMAYSKRHLLTNYYEHHKIEDKGNNFIQATGVDYRCHIYEDRNGTHILSEKQMECLSIFEQVKDIPYGYIESMYLSDNELVDVVTSYFQEDKLQAKNWLQEKYPNVAYYHSFLFDETVYKMEDVRKREADEKNIKISK comes from the coding sequence ATGGAATATTTTGTTTCAATAAATAATGTAAATACAAGAGAACAATTAGAAAAAATTGGTGTAAAGCATTTTGTGTGTGGAATGCAACAATTTTCATGTCGACAATCAATATCTTTTGATTATCAACAGTTGGATTGTTTTGTTCGTGATTGTAAGGAAAAAGTATATGTTTTGGTGAATGCTTTAATTGAAGAAAAATATCTTGATGATTTACGATTACATTTAAAAAAAATAATAGAATGTGGTATTGAGGGTATCTTTTTTCAAGATTTTGGAGTTTTGAATATTTGTAAAAAATTACAATTTCAAGGACAAATGATTTATGCTCCTGATACATTAAATACAAATTATGCTACTTTAAATGTATTGCTTTATCAAGGTGTTACGATGGCTTTTTTAGCACGTGAAATATCGTTAGAACAGAAGTTAGAAATAGTGGCACATAGTAAGATGCCTTTAATGATGCAAGTTCATGGAGTGGAATATATGGCATATTCGAAACGTCATTTACTGACGAATTATTATGAACATCATAAAATAGAGGATAAAGGGAATAACTTTATTCAAGCAACAGGGGTAGATTATCGTTGTCATATCTATGAAGATAGGAATGGTACTCATATTTTAAGTGAAAAACAAATGGAATGTTTGAGTATTTTTGAACAAGTGAAAGATATTCCTTATGGTTATATTGAATCAATGTATTTGAGTGATAATGAATTAGTGGATGTAGTGACAAGTTATTTTCAAGAAGATAAGTTACAAGCTAAAAATTGGTTGCAAGAAAAATATCCAAATGTAGCGTATTATCATAGTTTTTTATTTGATGAGACGGTATATAAAATGGAAGATGTAAGAAAGCGAGAAGCAGATGAGAAAAATATCAAAATATCAAAATAA
- the alaS gene encoding alanine--tRNA ligase — MKQLSGNQVRQMFLDYFESKGHKVEPSHSLIPNDDPTLLWINAGVAAIKKYFDGSITPENPRITNAQKSIRTNDIENVGKTARHHTFFEMLGNFSIGDYFKEEAIDFAWEFLTDEKWIGFEKDKLYITVHDGDDFAYDYWVNKKGIDPTHMLKTPGNFWEIGEGPCGPDSEIFYDRGDFYDLEGLGTKLFYEELENDRYVEIWNLVFSQYNSKDGVAREEYQELPQKNIDTGMGLERLVSIIQQGETNFDTDFFLPIIHAVEAKANCAYSDNKMAYRVIADHIRTVTFALSDGALFDNAGRGYVLRRILRRAVRFGKQIGIEQAFMYELVQVVCDIMKDYYTNLPEQVDLVTKLVKREEEAFHKTLSNGEKLLGDIIAKNTSGIIEGKDVFKLYDTYGFPFELTLEIAEESNKEVDEKGFREELKIQQVRSRSSRSDVESMASQNIDLMEFMECSSFDYDPKISTGKVIGLFKEGQNVEVLEGEGQVILDATTFYATMGGQCNDTGVMYNEQTKLTVVNVLSAPNKQHLHCVTVESGTVQLGDEFTLEVDVARRSRITANHTATHILQKALQVTLGTHVHQAGSYVDDERLRFDFTHFEKISDEQLTMIEEKVNEEIFKGELVTIESMSQEEAIEKGAMALFGEKYGDVVRVVSVGDYSVELCGGCHVTNSASIGLFKIETEESIGSGTRRIEAVTGKKAYDALIAKKNTVLMIADTLKLKNQNDVVTKVESIVKELHDTKKELEALTSKMNSLVAASKANDVLDINGLKVLLVEEEMEAGKAKQLAFDYRDQLESGVVILVAKQEDKCSYFVAVTKDIVATGKKAGDIVKNINALVDGRGGGKPDLAQGGCVYNDTKNVILQALKNIL, encoded by the coding sequence ATGAAACAGTTAAGTGGAAATCAAGTAAGACAAATGTTCTTAGATTACTTTGAAAGTAAAGGACATAAAGTAGAGCCTAGTCATTCTTTAATACCAAATGATGATCCTACTTTATTATGGATTAATGCAGGAGTAGCAGCAATTAAAAAATATTTTGATGGTTCAATTACACCTGAAAATCCTAGAATTACCAATGCTCAAAAATCAATACGTACAAATGATATTGAAAATGTTGGTAAAACGGCAAGACATCATACTTTTTTTGAAATGTTAGGAAACTTTTCAATAGGAGATTATTTTAAAGAAGAAGCAATTGATTTTGCTTGGGAATTTTTAACAGATGAAAAATGGATTGGTTTTGAAAAAGATAAATTATATATTACAGTCCATGATGGAGATGATTTTGCATATGATTATTGGGTTAATAAAAAAGGAATCGATCCAACACATATGTTAAAAACTCCTGGAAACTTTTGGGAAATTGGAGAAGGACCTTGTGGACCTGATTCTGAAATATTCTATGATCGTGGAGATTTCTATGATTTGGAAGGACTAGGTACAAAGTTATTTTATGAAGAGTTAGAAAATGATCGTTATGTAGAAATATGGAATTTAGTATTTTCTCAATATAATTCTAAAGATGGTGTTGCTAGAGAAGAATATCAAGAATTACCACAAAAGAATATAGATACTGGAATGGGATTAGAACGTTTAGTAAGTATTATTCAACAAGGGGAAACTAATTTTGATACTGATTTCTTTTTACCAATTATTCATGCAGTAGAAGCAAAAGCAAATTGTGCATATAGTGATAATAAGATGGCTTATCGTGTTATTGCAGATCATATTCGTACAGTTACCTTTGCTTTAAGTGATGGAGCATTATTTGATAATGCCGGTAGAGGATATGTGTTACGTCGAATTTTACGTCGTGCTGTTCGTTTTGGAAAACAAATTGGAATTGAACAAGCATTTATGTATGAGTTAGTACAAGTAGTATGTGATATTATGAAGGACTATTATACAAATTTACCGGAACAAGTTGATTTAGTAACTAAATTAGTAAAAAGAGAAGAAGAAGCTTTCCATAAAACATTAAGTAATGGAGAAAAGTTATTAGGTGATATTATTGCTAAAAACACAAGTGGTATAATTGAAGGGAAAGATGTATTTAAGTTATATGATACTTATGGTTTTCCTTTTGAATTAACGTTAGAAATTGCAGAAGAATCAAATAAAGAAGTGGATGAAAAAGGATTTAGAGAAGAATTGAAAATTCAACAAGTTCGTTCTCGTAGTTCAAGAAGTGATGTAGAATCAATGGCTAGTCAAAATATTGATTTAATGGAATTTATGGAATGTTCAAGTTTTGATTATGATCCTAAGATTAGTACTGGTAAAGTTATTGGTTTATTTAAAGAAGGCCAAAATGTAGAAGTATTAGAAGGAGAAGGACAAGTTATTTTAGATGCTACTACTTTCTATGCAACGATGGGTGGTCAATGTAATGATACTGGTGTAATGTATAATGAACAAACAAAACTAACAGTAGTAAATGTATTGAGTGCTCCAAATAAACAACATTTACATTGTGTAACAGTTGAATCTGGAACAGTGCAATTAGGAGATGAATTCACATTAGAAGTAGATGTAGCTAGACGTAGTCGCATTACTGCAAATCATACAGCTACGCATATTTTACAAAAAGCATTACAAGTTACATTAGGAACACATGTTCACCAAGCGGGTTCTTATGTGGATGATGAGCGTTTACGTTTTGACTTTACACATTTTGAAAAAATAAGTGATGAACAATTAACAATGATTGAAGAAAAAGTGAATGAAGAAATTTTCAAAGGAGAATTAGTTACTATTGAATCAATGAGTCAAGAGGAAGCAATTGAAAAAGGTGCGATGGCTTTATTTGGTGAGAAGTATGGAGATGTTGTTCGTGTAGTTAGTGTTGGTGATTATTCTGTGGAATTATGTGGTGGTTGCCATGTAACGAATAGTGCTAGTATTGGATTATTTAAAATTGAAACAGAAGAAAGTATTGGTAGTGGTACAAGACGTATTGAAGCAGTTACTGGTAAAAAAGCATATGATGCATTGATTGCTAAGAAGAATACAGTATTAATGATTGCGGATACGTTAAAATTAAAAAATCAAAATGATGTAGTTACAAAAGTAGAATCTATTGTAAAAGAATTACATGATACGAAAAAAGAATTAGAAGCACTTACTTCTAAAATGAATAGTTTAGTTGCTGCAAGTAAAGCAAATGATGTTTTAGATATCAATGGACTAAAGGTATTATTGGTAGAAGAAGAAATGGAAGCTGGGAAAGCAAAACAATTAGCGTTTGATTATCGTGATCAATTAGAAAGTGGTGTTGTAATTTTAGTAGCAAAACAAGAAGATAAATGTTCTTATTTTGTTGCTGTTACCAAAGATATTGTTGCAACAGGTAAAAAAGCTGGTGATATTGTGAAAAATATAAATGCTTTGGTAGATGGACGAGGTGGTGGAAAGCCAGATTTAGCACAAGGTGGTTGTGTTTATAACGATACAAAAAATGTAATTTTGCAAGCTTTGAAAAACATTTTGTAA
- a CDS encoding IreB family regulatory phosphoprotein, translating to MKDLSKTKVFSSEEMRHEMIKNNLQTVIGALEERGYNAVHQISGYLVSNDPAYISSYKNARSIIQQIDRDEIIEELVKSYLEK from the coding sequence ATGAAAGATTTATCCAAAACAAAAGTTTTTAGCTCTGAAGAAATGCGTCATGAAATGATTAAAAATAATCTTCAAACTGTTATTGGTGCTTTGGAAGAAAGAGGATATAATGCAGTGCATCAAATATCCGGATACCTAGTATCAAATGATCCTGCTTATATTTCTAGTTATAAAAATGCTAGAAGTATTATTCAACAAATTGATCGTGATGAAATCATAGAAGAATTAGTGAAATCATATTTGGAGAAATAA
- a CDS encoding lactonase family protein produces MAIFKGGIFTKRRELDSFFVNSYGNAQTRGVYTFTIDVETGEIFFKSHFKTPTNPIYSFNYGRFVCTTYKNRTGALSDGGVCSYTSTAQTLSLVSRVTDEGKTYMHGCVNGDDVSADKFFGVDYYNGEIMVARIVKKKLNKVIYVHKLEGVGVDPIRQTQSHPHYVGFTPDNQLYVVDLGLDRVIVFDVQEDGTLVEDVDVSFDVTPGYGPRQMTFNKEGTIAYVVNELVNTICVYRYENKTFTFMQEIDSYDKEKFPEEDNLVSEFKLTEDGLLAVVLNRGHDSVTLFSINEDGSLTYQDFVDTSANPRCLEIFRDRWIVVGCQKGGIIEVVEISREKNGLLFERDYSYLIAEPVCINEFFDILERKGTTNNSGV; encoded by the coding sequence ATGGCAATATTTAAAGGTGGTATTTTTACAAAAAGAAGAGAGTTAGATTCGTTTTTTGTAAATTCATATGGAAATGCACAAACAAGAGGAGTTTATACATTTACGATTGATGTTGAAACTGGAGAAATCTTTTTCAAATCACATTTCAAAACGCCTACAAATCCTATTTATAGTTTTAATTATGGGAGATTTGTTTGTACAACTTATAAAAATAGAACTGGAGCACTTTCTGATGGTGGGGTATGTAGTTATACATCAACAGCTCAAACATTATCACTAGTGTCACGAGTTACGGATGAGGGAAAAACTTATATGCATGGCTGTGTGAATGGTGATGATGTAAGTGCGGATAAGTTCTTTGGAGTAGATTACTATAATGGGGAAATTATGGTAGCTCGAATTGTTAAGAAAAAATTAAATAAAGTAATCTATGTACATAAATTAGAAGGTGTGGGAGTGGATCCAATACGTCAAACTCAATCACATCCACATTATGTTGGATTTACACCTGATAATCAATTATATGTCGTAGATTTGGGACTTGATCGTGTTATAGTATTTGATGTTCAAGAGGATGGTACATTGGTAGAAGATGTTGATGTTAGTTTTGATGTAACACCAGGATATGGTCCTCGTCAAATGACTTTTAATAAAGAAGGTACAATTGCATATGTTGTAAATGAATTAGTAAATACGATTTGTGTCTATCGTTATGAAAATAAAACATTTACTTTTATGCAAGAAATAGATTCTTATGATAAAGAAAAATTCCCTGAAGAAGATAACTTAGTTTCTGAGTTTAAACTTACAGAGGATGGTTTATTAGCAGTTGTTTTAAATAGAGGGCATGATAGTGTTACTTTGTTTTCAATAAATGAAGATGGAAGTTTAACTTATCAAGATTTTGTGGATACTTCTGCAAATCCTCGTTGTTTAGAGATTTTTAGAGATCGTTGGATTGTGGTTGGTTGTCAAAAAGGTGGAATTATCGAAGTTGTAGAAATTTCACGTGAGAAAAATGGATTATTGTTTGAAAGAGATTATTCATACTTGATTGCTGAACCAGTTTGTATTAATGAATTCTTTGATATTTTAGAAAGAAAAGGTACTACAAATAATTCTGGAGTATAA